A single genomic interval of Chloroflexota bacterium harbors:
- a CDS encoding DUF1698 domain-containing protein encodes MKTLEEKQYLVQSRSWYHSIEIEAGLVTPGWLSQAHLQQVLKYLQFPDSFEGLTVLDIGAWDGFFSFEAERRGAKRVVALDVDPPDTHGFAIAKELLDSRVEFVRGNVYDLSAEVHGNFDIVFFFGVFYHLRYPLLALDRIRQVVTKYLLMETNCMDNHLVLANQEAVPLTAIDPRLVDIPLYRFYRHDELNPGDFSNWFSPNRRAVEDALWSAGFRPEFLAAWGDRIVYKATRLESIPEYLLQTYEGRQWIRASDGTFSLQVCLCDQDNADTLSPLPTFVGPPVLLPDARELQTTAEQEVRRLLPQVNQLHREIAGLRGQISTLQSRITFLQDLITLLRRGRVYRFLRFFGMWKWLEKNITED; translated from the coding sequence TTGAAAACGCTCGAAGAAAAACAGTACTTGGTGCAGTCGCGTTCGTGGTATCATTCCATTGAAATAGAAGCTGGGTTAGTAACTCCGGGATGGCTTTCTCAAGCGCATTTGCAACAAGTGCTCAAGTACTTGCAGTTCCCGGACAGTTTTGAAGGTTTAACTGTTCTTGATATTGGCGCGTGGGATGGTTTTTTTAGTTTCGAAGCGGAGCGCAGAGGAGCTAAACGTGTAGTAGCGTTGGATGTGGATCCACCAGATACGCACGGATTCGCTATCGCGAAGGAATTGCTGGACAGTCGCGTCGAGTTTGTTCGCGGGAATGTTTACGATTTGTCTGCCGAAGTGCACGGAAACTTTGACATCGTTTTCTTCTTCGGAGTTTTTTATCATTTGCGTTATCCTTTGCTCGCGCTCGATCGCATTCGTCAGGTCGTAACGAAGTATTTGTTGATGGAAACAAATTGCATGGATAATCACTTGGTGTTGGCAAACCAGGAGGCAGTTCCTTTAACGGCGATCGATCCACGACTCGTGGATATTCCGCTCTATCGTTTCTATCGTCACGATGAATTGAATCCTGGCGATTTCAGCAACTGGTTTTCTCCCAATCGTCGAGCAGTTGAAGATGCGTTGTGGTCAGCCGGATTTCGCCCGGAATTTTTAGCGGCTTGGGGAGATCGGATCGTGTACAAAGCCACGCGTTTGGAAAGCATTCCTGAATATCTACTCCAAACATACGAAGGACGTCAATGGATCAGGGCATCGGATGGGACCTTTTCTTTGCAGGTCTGTCTGTGCGATCAAGATAACGCTGACACTCTTTCGCCCCTTCCCACATTCGTAGGTCCCCCAGTTCTTCTCCCGGATGCGCGAGAGTTGCAGACGACGGCTGAGCAGGAAGTGCGTCGCCTTCTCCCGCAGGTGAATCAACTCCATCGAGAAATTGCCGGGTTGCGCGGACAAATTTCTACGTTGCAATCACGAATCACATTTCTGCAGGATTTGATTACTCTATTGCGTCGCGGACGAGTCTATCGTTTTCTCCGATTTTTTGGAATGTGGAAATGGCTCGAAAAAAACATTACGGAGGATTAG
- a CDS encoding transposase encodes MLIIAYPRDPAFLALTPFIKLDPQVVVMDRLLQDRKLILLAANDLALSAPQALGNGRPSTPVVVTLRIAVMRRLTNWPWRSLEKEINGSMQWRWFCALETHRCPHYSTLRDREALIRSVTLHRLNDRVVRLAQRAGVTQGKKCVPMVRSPKR; translated from the coding sequence ATGCTGATTATAGCATATCCGCGCGATCCCGCCTTTCTCGCGCTGACGCCCTTTATCAAGTTAGATCCGCAGGTGGTGGTCATGGACCGCTTGCTCCAAGATCGCAAACTGATTTTGCTCGCCGCCAACGACTTGGCACTCTCTGCCCCGCAAGCGTTGGGGAATGGTCGCCCATCCACGCCCGTCGTCGTCACCTTACGGATTGCCGTGATGCGCCGACTGACCAATTGGCCCTGGCGCTCCCTGGAAAAAGAAATCAACGGCAGTATGCAGTGGCGCTGGTTTTGTGCTCTGGAAACGCATCGTTGTCCGCACTATTCCACTTTGCGCGACCGCGAAGCCTTGATTCGATCGGTGACTTTGCATCGGCTGAATGATCGCGTTGTGCGATTAGCGCAGCGCGCAGGCGTGACGCAGGGAAAAAAATGCGTGCCGATGGTTCGGTCACCGAAACGCTGA